From the genome of Nomia melanderi isolate GNS246 chromosome 14, iyNomMela1, whole genome shotgun sequence, one region includes:
- the Tmf gene encoding TATA element modulatory factor isoform X1, translating into MSWFDATGFANLAKSALKEAQKTIDKALDIKEEEEEEQKLAEHCSNDTSDFFASWGLKSDEGTIIHDKNKESKQEASSSIWGSFTGSFFESPKYKEVGYDQKRISESKSMQNTLIGNRQETNKLTSSLSFSEVYMNKQQNLFKDLKHVDENCAEKGTVTPVSKHSSRLNTNTIKDAMSNMDDKIKECATGRGPVTSGSARYSLEENGVVTDNKNSLESGQKNVCQQESLIHDDDTNGMSLVSTENDKKSLESVEILGSQSNTDCTTTPESVSNSISNSASPSGTDAKLNSESVEILPDSLVTSPSSVEILGDWKSDSSPYLSPTDPLRSETCSALDREDSVTPCWENSRIEQFSIRNESYRHPSSSDVSPYESPVEEAKTPRNDFGASSMENALSINACFGESGTHGISKFSTFSVEQHSKICPLENVERSAYPDEPDETSLAEDSYASASESTVATVFETVQQNTDQSKIEIEIPASVPFSGKMNDSCLDQTVKEKSSLHLPVEVITIQPFRKSTEYIDGAGKGIETERKNIDSLINTTIEPAEPEQGQGQEQEREQEQEQERKLELELELELEQKQKQKQKQKQKQKQKQERVPEPESDSESEPTHIPIPISISLPPERYSTVEQVTLPHPFKSDTMNIVDHHLISTDSSCEGTLVESNSEDNSSMTHKSEGKMVEPPLTASSYVKTMLADAMIEKVGEIVEMEGQGTDMPRENSPISSESRSDLVKIGSDQTSGHTSGDELETTTSSDIEIISRYSPNGDSSSTQSRQSVMRSQSAKGSDLLTKTLKSRGHSRELSEISVGSDEANLEIETLLRRIQEMTEILEARESKLIDVSRMNMELQEQNSHFKKQLDNFERYAEQSQNLNQIADDYTQRLSALERKFQQAIRERDSLRKQLEQLKVEAATRLSSQEMYTISAEKDVIIRELREEGEKLSKQQLQHSNIIKKLRVKEKENDALIKSQKILVEEQTLELERLKKSLHAKEEVERTQIEAVHTLTAKTRKQEKEILALQDKLDTALHKMDAYKKSLDATKMDLTETKKLLQATEAELKDASSNAGESCQLLAQVEELKIKLRESKEMHAKKEEFYKHENNELLKRLEAAEARSEELSESVSTATKPLVRQLEQLHANLSHKCSSFMKQEKALSEKNIELQTKVEHLTEANRYLKEETVNFNLKLSQLESKLAAKEIEIQRLEESCDGLTIEKERLTEETARYRRTMETHEQSHSSQIMELNREIVALENRLAVEKTATDAEKRKNHTMSEQRRNIDRNEPRNSPIAETTSQVSSNAMDTIWPLCDSGAVDDDNTERYAMMYDSFRTGSSSTSIFENLQAQLKQKDGEIQQLQWELSRRNVERDALNAELSTLTLTVEELNNKVAHVTVLNENLQDIQTRYDALLQMCGEKMEENEELRLDLQDVKDVYKTQIDQLMKENT; encoded by the exons ATTGGATatcaaagaagaagaagaagaggagcaAAAATTGGCGGAACATTGCTCGAACGACACCTCTGACTTTTTTGCATCATGGGGATTAAAAAGCGATGAAGGTACGATTATACACGACAAGAATAAAGAGTCTAAACAAGAAGCGAGCAGCAGTATATGGGGTAGTTTTACTGGATCTTTCTTCGAGTCTCCGAAATATAAAGAAGTAGGATACGACCAGAAACGAATTTCCGAATCCAAATCTATGCAAAATACATTAATTGGAAATAGACAAGAAACGAACAAACTAACATCTTCGCTATCCTTTTCGGAGGTTTATATGAACAAACAACAAAATCTGTTCAAAGACTTGAAACATGTGGACGAGAACTGTGCAGAGAAAGGGACTGTTACCCCTGTGTCTAAGCATTCCAGTCGACTAAATACGAACACGATAAAAGACGCAATGTCCAATATGGATGATAAAATTAAGGAATGCGCGACGGGTAGAGGTCCAGTAACGTCAGGGTCCGCGAGATATTCGTTAGAAGAAAATGGCGTTGTTACGGATAATAAAAACAGCCTGGAAAGTGGGCAAAAAAACGTGTGTCAACAGGAATCGCTAATCCACGATGATGACACGAATGGAATGTCATTAGTATCGACGGAAAATGATAAAAAGAGTCTGGAAAGTGTGGAAATTCTAGGTTCTCAATCAAACACGGATTGTACTACTACTCCGGAGTCGGTCAGCAATTCCATTAGTAATTCGGCAAGTCCATCTGGTACGGATGCTAAACTAAATTCAGAATCCGTGGAAATATTGCCAGACAGTTTGGTTACTTCCCCAAGTTCTGTGGAAATTTTGGGAGATTGGAAAAGCGATAGTAGTCCGTATTTATCTCCGACAGATCCGTTGCGTAGCGAAACGTGTTCCGCGTTGGACAGAGAAGACTCTGTGACACCTTGTTGGGAAAATAGTCGTATAGAACAGTTTTCTATCAGGAACGAAAGCTACAGGCATCCATCGTCTTCCGATGTTTCTCCGTACGAATCTCCCGTGGAAGAAGCCAAAACGCCTCGTAACGATTTCGGTGCGAGTAGCATGGAGAATGCACTCTCGATAAATGCATGTTTCGGAGAATCGGGGACACATGGCATAAGCAAATTTTCGACGTTTTCCGTTGAACAACACTCGAAGATTTGTCCACTGGAAAATGTAGAAAGGTCGGCTTATCCGGATGAACCGGATGAAACGAGTTTAGCCGAGGACTCTTATGCTTCTGCCTCGGAGAGTACCGTTGCAACCGTATTCGAAACGGTTCAACAAAACACCGATCAGAGTAAAATTGAGATAGAAATTCCCGCAAGCGTGCCTTTCAGTGGAAAAATGAACGACTCTTGTTTGGATCAAACTGTTAAAGAGAAATCGAGTTTACATCTGCCAGTTGAAGTAATCACGATCCAACCTTTTCGTAAATCGACCGAATACATTGATGGTGCTGGTAAAGGGATCGAAACGGAGAGAAAAAATATCGACTCGCTAATAAATACCACTATAGAACCAGCAGAACCGGAACAGGGACAGGGACAGGAACAGGAACGAGAACAGGAACAGGAACAAGAGCGGAAACTGGAACTGGAACTGGAACTGGAACTggaacagaaacagaaacagaaacagaaacagaaacagaaacagaaacagaaacaggaACGGGTACCGGAACCGGAATCGGACTCGGAATCGGAACCCACGCACATACCGATACCAATATCGATATCGCTACCTCCCGAACGTTACTCCACTGTCGAACAAGTTACGTTGCCGCATCCATTCAAGTCCGACACGATGAATATCGTGGATCATCATTTAATATCGACGGATTCGAGTTGCGAAGGGACCTTGGTGGAAAGCAATTCGGAAGATAATTCCTCGATGACTCATAAGTCGGAAGGAAAAATGGTGGAACCACCTTTGACGGCTAGCTCTTACGTAAAAACAATGTTGGCAGATGCAATGATCGAAAAGGTCGGTGAAATTGTGGAGATGGAGGGGCAGGGTACAGATATGCCACGAGAAAATTCGCCCATTTCTTCGGAAAG TCGGTCCGACTTGGTGAAAATTGGCTCGGATCAAACTAGCGGTCACACGAGTGGGGACGAGTTGGAAACAACAACTTCCAGTGATATCGAAATCATATCCAGGTATAG TCCGAACGGCGATTCAAGCTCGACGCAGTCACGCCAGAGCGTGATGAGGTCGCAGTCGGCGAAGGGTAGCGATCTCTTGACCAAAACTTTAAAATCCAGAGGACATTCCAGAGAGTTGAGCGAAATTAGCGTGGGTTCGGACGAAGCGAATCTCGAGATAGAAACGTTGCTGAGACGCATACAAGAGATGACGGAAATATTAGAGGCACGAGAATCGAAGCTTATCGACGTTAGTAGAATGAACATGGAATTGCAAGAACAGAATAGTCATTTTAAAAA GCAGCTGGACAACTTTGAGAGATACGCGGAGCAAAGTCAAAACTTGAATCAAATCGCCGACGATTACACCCAACGATTGTCCGCGTTGGAAAGAAAGTTTCAACAAGCCATACGAGAACGAGATTCGTTACGGAAACAGTTGGAACAGTTGAAAGTGGAAGCTGCTACGCGCTTATCGTCTCAAGAGATGTACACGATAAGCGCCGAGAAGGACGTGATCATTAGAGAATTAAGGGAGGAAGGCGAAAAACTGAGCAAACAACAGCTTCAGCACAGTaacattattaaaaagttgcgagtcaaggaaaaagaaaatgatgcTTTGATAAAAAGTCAAAA AATATTGGTAGAAGAGCAAACATTGGAACTGGAACGTTTGAAGAAGTCGTTGCACGCGAAAGAAGAAGTCGAAAGAACTCAAATAGAGGCTGTCCATACGTTGACAGCGAAAACGAGGAAACAAGAAAAAGAGATTTTAGCTTTACAAGATAAATTGGATACCGCTCTACACAAGATGGACGCTTACAAGAAAAGTTTGGACGCGACGAAAAT GGATCTAACTGAAACGAAGAAACTGTTGCAAGCAACGGAAGCGGAACTGAAAGATGCCTCGAGTAACGCTGGGGAATCGTGTCAGCTTCTCGCGCAAGTGGAagagttgaaaataaaattacgggAATCCAAGGAAATGCACGCTAA GAAAGAGGAGTTTTACAAACATGAAAACAACGAGTTGTTGAAACGTTTAGAAGCGGCTGAGGCCAGAAGCGAAGAACTCTCGGAGTCGGTATCGACAGCCACGAAACCTCTGGTGAGACAATTGGAACAGCTTCACGCGAATCTGTCGCACAAGTGTAGCAGTTTTATGAAGCAAGAGAAAGCGTTGTCGGAAAAGAATATCGAGTTGCAGACAAAGGTGGAACACTTGACAGAGGCGAATCGCTACTTGAAGGAAGAAACCGTCAATTTCAACTTGAAATTATCTCAGTTGGAATCGAAGCTTGCTGCTAAAGAGATCGAGATACAGCGACTGGAAGAATCTTGCGATGGATTAACGATAGAGAAGGAGAGACTGACGGAAGAAACAGCCCG GTATCGACGAACGATGGAGACGCACGAACAGTCGCATTCTTCGCAAATAATGGAGCTGAACAGGGAGATTGTGGCGTTAGAAAACCGATTGGCCGTGGAAAAGACAGCCACGGATGCGGAGAAAAGGAAGAATCACACGATGTCGGAACAAAGGCGAAACATTGATCGTAACGAACCTCGGAATTCTCCGATCGCCGAAACCACCAGTCAAGTTTCTTCAAACGCGATGGATACCATTTGGCCG CTGTGCGATTCTGGCGCTGTCGACGACGACAACACCGAAAGATACGCGATGATGTACGACAGCTTTAGAACAGGCTCGAGTAGCACGTCTATATTTGAAAACCTGCAAGCACAGTTGAAACAGAAAGATG GTGAAATACAACAACTTCAGTGGGAATTGTCACGGCGAAATGTAGAAAGAGATGCGCTTAATGCCGAATTGTCTACGTTGACCTTGACGGTCGAGGAATTGAATAACAAGGTTGCGCACGTTACAGTTTTAAACGAGAATCTGCAAGACATACAGACGCGATACGACGCATTGTTGCAAATGTGCGGTGAGAAAATGGAGGAAAACGAGGAGTTGCGTTTAGATCTTCAAGATGTGAAAGATGTTTACAAAACTCAGATCGATCAACTGATGAAAGAAAACACCTGA
- the Tmf gene encoding TATA element modulatory factor isoform X2 has protein sequence MSWFDATGFANLAKSALKEAQKTIDKALDIKEEEEEEQKLAEHCSNDTSDFFASWGLKSDEGTIIHDKNKESKQEASSSIWGSFTGSFFESPKYKEVGYDQKRISESKSMQNTLIGNRQETNKLTSSLSFSEVYMNKQQNLFKDLKHVDENCAEKGTVTPVSKHSSRLNTNTIKDAMSNMDDKIKECATGRGPVTSGSARYSLEENGVVTDNKNSLESGQKNVCQQESLIHDDDTNGMSLVSTENDKKSLESVEILGSQSNTDCTTTPESVSNSISNSASPSGTDAKLNSESVEILPDSLVTSPSSVEILGDWKSDSSPYLSPTDPLRSETCSALDREDSVTPCWENSRIEQFSIRNESYRHPSSSDVSPYESPVEEAKTPRNDFGASSMENALSINACFGESGTHGISKFSTFSVEQHSKICPLENVERSAYPDEPDETSLAEDSYASASESTVATVFETVQQNTDQSKIEIEIPASVPFSGKMNDSCLDQTVKEKSSLHLPVEVITIQPFRKSTEYIDGAGKGIETERKNIDSLINTTIEPAEPEQGQGQEQEREQEQEQERKLELELELELEQKQKQKQKQKQKQKQKQERVPEPESDSESEPTHIPIPISISLPPERYSTVEQVTLPHPFKSDTMNIVDHHLISTDSSCEGTLVESNSEDNSSMTHKSEGKMVEPPLTASSYVKTMLADAMIEKVGEIVEMEGQGTDMPRENSPISSESRSDLVKIGSDQTSGHTSGDELETTTSSDIEIISSPNGDSSSTQSRQSVMRSQSAKGSDLLTKTLKSRGHSRELSEISVGSDEANLEIETLLRRIQEMTEILEARESKLIDVSRMNMELQEQNSHFKKQLDNFERYAEQSQNLNQIADDYTQRLSALERKFQQAIRERDSLRKQLEQLKVEAATRLSSQEMYTISAEKDVIIRELREEGEKLSKQQLQHSNIIKKLRVKEKENDALIKSQKILVEEQTLELERLKKSLHAKEEVERTQIEAVHTLTAKTRKQEKEILALQDKLDTALHKMDAYKKSLDATKMDLTETKKLLQATEAELKDASSNAGESCQLLAQVEELKIKLRESKEMHAKKEEFYKHENNELLKRLEAAEARSEELSESVSTATKPLVRQLEQLHANLSHKCSSFMKQEKALSEKNIELQTKVEHLTEANRYLKEETVNFNLKLSQLESKLAAKEIEIQRLEESCDGLTIEKERLTEETARYRRTMETHEQSHSSQIMELNREIVALENRLAVEKTATDAEKRKNHTMSEQRRNIDRNEPRNSPIAETTSQVSSNAMDTIWPLCDSGAVDDDNTERYAMMYDSFRTGSSSTSIFENLQAQLKQKDGEIQQLQWELSRRNVERDALNAELSTLTLTVEELNNKVAHVTVLNENLQDIQTRYDALLQMCGEKMEENEELRLDLQDVKDVYKTQIDQLMKENT, from the exons ATTGGATatcaaagaagaagaagaagaggagcaAAAATTGGCGGAACATTGCTCGAACGACACCTCTGACTTTTTTGCATCATGGGGATTAAAAAGCGATGAAGGTACGATTATACACGACAAGAATAAAGAGTCTAAACAAGAAGCGAGCAGCAGTATATGGGGTAGTTTTACTGGATCTTTCTTCGAGTCTCCGAAATATAAAGAAGTAGGATACGACCAGAAACGAATTTCCGAATCCAAATCTATGCAAAATACATTAATTGGAAATAGACAAGAAACGAACAAACTAACATCTTCGCTATCCTTTTCGGAGGTTTATATGAACAAACAACAAAATCTGTTCAAAGACTTGAAACATGTGGACGAGAACTGTGCAGAGAAAGGGACTGTTACCCCTGTGTCTAAGCATTCCAGTCGACTAAATACGAACACGATAAAAGACGCAATGTCCAATATGGATGATAAAATTAAGGAATGCGCGACGGGTAGAGGTCCAGTAACGTCAGGGTCCGCGAGATATTCGTTAGAAGAAAATGGCGTTGTTACGGATAATAAAAACAGCCTGGAAAGTGGGCAAAAAAACGTGTGTCAACAGGAATCGCTAATCCACGATGATGACACGAATGGAATGTCATTAGTATCGACGGAAAATGATAAAAAGAGTCTGGAAAGTGTGGAAATTCTAGGTTCTCAATCAAACACGGATTGTACTACTACTCCGGAGTCGGTCAGCAATTCCATTAGTAATTCGGCAAGTCCATCTGGTACGGATGCTAAACTAAATTCAGAATCCGTGGAAATATTGCCAGACAGTTTGGTTACTTCCCCAAGTTCTGTGGAAATTTTGGGAGATTGGAAAAGCGATAGTAGTCCGTATTTATCTCCGACAGATCCGTTGCGTAGCGAAACGTGTTCCGCGTTGGACAGAGAAGACTCTGTGACACCTTGTTGGGAAAATAGTCGTATAGAACAGTTTTCTATCAGGAACGAAAGCTACAGGCATCCATCGTCTTCCGATGTTTCTCCGTACGAATCTCCCGTGGAAGAAGCCAAAACGCCTCGTAACGATTTCGGTGCGAGTAGCATGGAGAATGCACTCTCGATAAATGCATGTTTCGGAGAATCGGGGACACATGGCATAAGCAAATTTTCGACGTTTTCCGTTGAACAACACTCGAAGATTTGTCCACTGGAAAATGTAGAAAGGTCGGCTTATCCGGATGAACCGGATGAAACGAGTTTAGCCGAGGACTCTTATGCTTCTGCCTCGGAGAGTACCGTTGCAACCGTATTCGAAACGGTTCAACAAAACACCGATCAGAGTAAAATTGAGATAGAAATTCCCGCAAGCGTGCCTTTCAGTGGAAAAATGAACGACTCTTGTTTGGATCAAACTGTTAAAGAGAAATCGAGTTTACATCTGCCAGTTGAAGTAATCACGATCCAACCTTTTCGTAAATCGACCGAATACATTGATGGTGCTGGTAAAGGGATCGAAACGGAGAGAAAAAATATCGACTCGCTAATAAATACCACTATAGAACCAGCAGAACCGGAACAGGGACAGGGACAGGAACAGGAACGAGAACAGGAACAGGAACAAGAGCGGAAACTGGAACTGGAACTGGAACTGGAACTggaacagaaacagaaacagaaacagaaacagaaacagaaacagaaacagaaacaggaACGGGTACCGGAACCGGAATCGGACTCGGAATCGGAACCCACGCACATACCGATACCAATATCGATATCGCTACCTCCCGAACGTTACTCCACTGTCGAACAAGTTACGTTGCCGCATCCATTCAAGTCCGACACGATGAATATCGTGGATCATCATTTAATATCGACGGATTCGAGTTGCGAAGGGACCTTGGTGGAAAGCAATTCGGAAGATAATTCCTCGATGACTCATAAGTCGGAAGGAAAAATGGTGGAACCACCTTTGACGGCTAGCTCTTACGTAAAAACAATGTTGGCAGATGCAATGATCGAAAAGGTCGGTGAAATTGTGGAGATGGAGGGGCAGGGTACAGATATGCCACGAGAAAATTCGCCCATTTCTTCGGAAAG TCGGTCCGACTTGGTGAAAATTGGCTCGGATCAAACTAGCGGTCACACGAGTGGGGACGAGTTGGAAACAACAACTTCCAGTGATATCGAAATCATATCCAG TCCGAACGGCGATTCAAGCTCGACGCAGTCACGCCAGAGCGTGATGAGGTCGCAGTCGGCGAAGGGTAGCGATCTCTTGACCAAAACTTTAAAATCCAGAGGACATTCCAGAGAGTTGAGCGAAATTAGCGTGGGTTCGGACGAAGCGAATCTCGAGATAGAAACGTTGCTGAGACGCATACAAGAGATGACGGAAATATTAGAGGCACGAGAATCGAAGCTTATCGACGTTAGTAGAATGAACATGGAATTGCAAGAACAGAATAGTCATTTTAAAAA GCAGCTGGACAACTTTGAGAGATACGCGGAGCAAAGTCAAAACTTGAATCAAATCGCCGACGATTACACCCAACGATTGTCCGCGTTGGAAAGAAAGTTTCAACAAGCCATACGAGAACGAGATTCGTTACGGAAACAGTTGGAACAGTTGAAAGTGGAAGCTGCTACGCGCTTATCGTCTCAAGAGATGTACACGATAAGCGCCGAGAAGGACGTGATCATTAGAGAATTAAGGGAGGAAGGCGAAAAACTGAGCAAACAACAGCTTCAGCACAGTaacattattaaaaagttgcgagtcaaggaaaaagaaaatgatgcTTTGATAAAAAGTCAAAA AATATTGGTAGAAGAGCAAACATTGGAACTGGAACGTTTGAAGAAGTCGTTGCACGCGAAAGAAGAAGTCGAAAGAACTCAAATAGAGGCTGTCCATACGTTGACAGCGAAAACGAGGAAACAAGAAAAAGAGATTTTAGCTTTACAAGATAAATTGGATACCGCTCTACACAAGATGGACGCTTACAAGAAAAGTTTGGACGCGACGAAAAT GGATCTAACTGAAACGAAGAAACTGTTGCAAGCAACGGAAGCGGAACTGAAAGATGCCTCGAGTAACGCTGGGGAATCGTGTCAGCTTCTCGCGCAAGTGGAagagttgaaaataaaattacgggAATCCAAGGAAATGCACGCTAA GAAAGAGGAGTTTTACAAACATGAAAACAACGAGTTGTTGAAACGTTTAGAAGCGGCTGAGGCCAGAAGCGAAGAACTCTCGGAGTCGGTATCGACAGCCACGAAACCTCTGGTGAGACAATTGGAACAGCTTCACGCGAATCTGTCGCACAAGTGTAGCAGTTTTATGAAGCAAGAGAAAGCGTTGTCGGAAAAGAATATCGAGTTGCAGACAAAGGTGGAACACTTGACAGAGGCGAATCGCTACTTGAAGGAAGAAACCGTCAATTTCAACTTGAAATTATCTCAGTTGGAATCGAAGCTTGCTGCTAAAGAGATCGAGATACAGCGACTGGAAGAATCTTGCGATGGATTAACGATAGAGAAGGAGAGACTGACGGAAGAAACAGCCCG GTATCGACGAACGATGGAGACGCACGAACAGTCGCATTCTTCGCAAATAATGGAGCTGAACAGGGAGATTGTGGCGTTAGAAAACCGATTGGCCGTGGAAAAGACAGCCACGGATGCGGAGAAAAGGAAGAATCACACGATGTCGGAACAAAGGCGAAACATTGATCGTAACGAACCTCGGAATTCTCCGATCGCCGAAACCACCAGTCAAGTTTCTTCAAACGCGATGGATACCATTTGGCCG CTGTGCGATTCTGGCGCTGTCGACGACGACAACACCGAAAGATACGCGATGATGTACGACAGCTTTAGAACAGGCTCGAGTAGCACGTCTATATTTGAAAACCTGCAAGCACAGTTGAAACAGAAAGATG GTGAAATACAACAACTTCAGTGGGAATTGTCACGGCGAAATGTAGAAAGAGATGCGCTTAATGCCGAATTGTCTACGTTGACCTTGACGGTCGAGGAATTGAATAACAAGGTTGCGCACGTTACAGTTTTAAACGAGAATCTGCAAGACATACAGACGCGATACGACGCATTGTTGCAAATGTGCGGTGAGAAAATGGAGGAAAACGAGGAGTTGCGTTTAGATCTTCAAGATGTGAAAGATGTTTACAAAACTCAGATCGATCAACTGATGAAAGAAAACACCTGA